From a region of the Streptomyces venezuelae genome:
- a CDS encoding GNAT family N-acetyltransferase → MNDDYVIRSVRGDEWEKVKELRLVALRDPAAPVAFLETEESALAQGDEFWQQRAAGAAEGRGARQFIAEAGDGRWVGSVTVLIEAQGGTDYFGETIERQQGHLVGVFVRPEQRGSGLVAKLFDAALDWAWSLGEPATERVRLFVHEDNPRAEGFYRRYGFEASGLLVPLETGAKEREYVYTRPAV, encoded by the coding sequence ATGAACGATGACTACGTGATCAGGTCCGTGCGGGGCGACGAGTGGGAGAAGGTCAAGGAGCTGCGGCTGGTGGCGCTCCGGGATCCGGCTGCGCCCGTGGCCTTTCTGGAGACCGAGGAAAGCGCGCTGGCCCAGGGCGACGAGTTCTGGCAGCAGCGTGCCGCCGGTGCCGCCGAGGGGCGGGGCGCTCGGCAGTTCATCGCCGAGGCCGGTGACGGGCGGTGGGTCGGGTCGGTGACCGTACTCATCGAGGCGCAGGGTGGCACCGACTACTTCGGCGAGACCATCGAACGGCAGCAGGGCCACCTGGTCGGGGTGTTCGTGCGGCCTGAGCAGCGGGGCAGCGGGCTCGTGGCGAAGCTTTTCGACGCGGCGCTGGACTGGGCCTGGTCGCTGGGGGAGCCGGCGACCGAGCGGGTGCGGCTGTTCGTGCACGAGGACAACCCGCGGGCGGAGGGCTTCTACCGGCGGTACGGGTTCGAGGCCAGCGGTCTGCTGGTACCGCTGGAGACGGGCGCCAAGGAGCGGGAGTACGTCTACACGCGCCCGGCGGTGTGA
- a CDS encoding SCO6880 family protein codes for MTTQSHQLHPVAPRRTYLIGRARPNAIVGKNRETGEIALIIAGAFFGMMSGLLVPDLTLRIVSLAGFPMIALAAVYVPYKGRTFYRWFEISRSYKRTLRRGTTYRSGAMEAGIRGSDGREVEVGPPPGIGRINWLAAPFGPDEIAVLLHADRRTVTAAIEIEGPGVGLRDSEDQEALVDRFGTLLKHVANGDGFVTRLQMLARTLPADPDAHAKDVAQRGDTQAPGWLRDSYDQLQSMVSTSSEQHRAYLVACMHYTRELAAEANAIARAGTPHKGRKLDRDAGLAIVMARELTDICARLAEADIRVRQPLGQGRLSSLVHSMYDPDHPIDHIQAMTKRNAWPAELDAVEPTFLQAKTRESSTRAPWCHATAWVKEWPMTPVGVNFLAPLLVHTPDVIRTVAVTMDLEPTEVAIERMLTEKTNDEADASRAAKMNRTVDPRDIAAHGRLDQRGEDLASGAAGVNLVGYITVSSRSPEALARDKRTIRASAGKSYLKLEWCDREHHRAFVNTLPFATGIRR; via the coding sequence TTGACGACCCAGTCCCACCAGCTGCACCCGGTCGCGCCCCGCCGCACGTATCTCATCGGCCGCGCCCGGCCGAACGCGATCGTCGGCAAGAACCGCGAGACCGGCGAGATCGCCCTGATCATCGCCGGGGCGTTCTTCGGCATGATGAGCGGACTGCTCGTCCCCGACCTCACCCTGCGCATCGTCAGCCTCGCCGGCTTCCCCATGATCGCGCTCGCCGCCGTGTACGTCCCCTACAAGGGCAGAACCTTCTACCGCTGGTTCGAGATCAGCCGCAGCTACAAGCGCACCCTGCGCCGCGGCACGACCTACCGCTCCGGCGCCATGGAAGCCGGCATCCGCGGCTCCGACGGCCGCGAGGTCGAAGTCGGCCCGCCCCCCGGCATCGGCCGCATCAACTGGCTCGCCGCCCCCTTCGGCCCCGACGAGATCGCCGTACTCCTCCACGCCGACCGCCGCACCGTCACCGCCGCCATCGAGATCGAGGGCCCCGGCGTCGGCCTGCGCGACAGCGAGGACCAGGAAGCCCTCGTCGACCGCTTCGGCACCCTCCTCAAGCACGTGGCCAACGGCGACGGCTTCGTCACCCGCCTCCAGATGCTCGCCCGCACCCTCCCCGCCGACCCCGACGCGCACGCCAAGGACGTCGCCCAGCGCGGCGACACCCAGGCCCCCGGCTGGCTCCGCGACTCCTACGACCAACTCCAGTCGATGGTGTCCACCTCCTCCGAGCAGCACCGCGCCTACCTCGTCGCCTGCATGCACTACACGCGCGAACTCGCCGCCGAGGCCAACGCCATCGCCCGCGCCGGCACCCCCCACAAGGGCCGCAAGCTCGACCGCGACGCCGGCCTCGCCATCGTCATGGCCCGCGAGCTCACCGACATCTGCGCCCGCCTCGCCGAGGCCGACATCCGCGTCCGCCAGCCCCTCGGCCAGGGCCGCCTCTCCTCCCTCGTGCACTCCATGTACGACCCGGACCACCCCATCGACCACATCCAGGCCATGACCAAGCGCAACGCCTGGCCCGCCGAACTCGACGCCGTCGAACCCACCTTCCTCCAGGCCAAGACCCGCGAATCCTCCACCCGCGCCCCCTGGTGCCACGCCACCGCCTGGGTCAAGGAATGGCCCATGACCCCGGTCGGCGTGAACTTCCTCGCCCCCCTCCTCGTCCACACCCCCGACGTCATCCGCACCGTCGCCGTCACCATGGACCTGGAACCCACCGAGGTCGCCATCGAGCGCATGCTCACCGAGAAGACCAACGACGAGGCCGACGCCTCCCGCGCCGCCAAGATGAACCGCACCGTCGACCCCCGCGACATCGCCGCGCACGGCCGGCTCGACCAAAGAGGTGAAGATCTCGCCAGCGGTGCGGCAGGAGTCAACCTCGTCGGGTACATCACGGTGTCCTCGCGTTCGCCGGAGGCACTGGCCCGCGACAAGCGGACGATCCGCGCCTCCGCCGGAAAGTCCTACCTGAAGCTGGAATGGTGCGACCGCGAGCACCACCGCGCCTTCGTCAACACCTTGCCGTTCGCCACCGGCATCCGACGCTAG
- a CDS encoding pentapeptide repeat-containing protein has protein sequence MDRVSHHSTTGLPALPLLQADCANCFALCCVALPFAKSNDFAVNKPAGTPCKNLQQDFRCGIHTRLRDKGFQGCTVFDCFGAGQQTSQATFGGRDWRTHPGTARQMYEVFPVLRQLHELLFYLSEALTLPAAAPVHADLREALTETEEWTRADGQALAGLDVGPLRQQINTLLLKTSELVRAKVPGRKKNHRGADLMGARLSGADLRGANLRGAYLIAADLSRADLRTADLIGADLRDTNLRGADLRDAVFLTQPQLNAAQGDPTTRIPPSLTRPAHWT, from the coding sequence ATGGACCGCGTGTCCCACCACTCCACCACCGGCCTTCCCGCGCTCCCCCTCCTGCAGGCCGACTGCGCGAACTGCTTCGCGCTCTGCTGCGTCGCGCTGCCCTTCGCCAAGTCCAACGACTTCGCGGTGAACAAGCCCGCCGGAACCCCCTGCAAGAACCTCCAGCAGGACTTCCGCTGCGGCATCCACACCCGGCTGCGCGACAAGGGGTTCCAGGGCTGCACCGTCTTCGACTGCTTCGGTGCCGGACAGCAGACCTCCCAGGCCACCTTCGGCGGCCGCGACTGGCGCACCCACCCCGGCACGGCCCGCCAGATGTACGAGGTCTTCCCGGTCCTGCGACAGCTCCACGAGCTGCTCTTCTACCTCAGCGAGGCCCTGACCCTCCCGGCCGCCGCCCCGGTCCACGCCGACCTGCGCGAGGCCCTGACCGAGACCGAGGAATGGACCCGCGCCGACGGGCAGGCCCTGGCCGGCCTCGACGTCGGCCCCCTCCGCCAGCAGATCAACACCCTGCTCCTGAAGACCAGCGAACTCGTACGGGCGAAAGTGCCGGGCCGCAAGAAGAACCACCGCGGCGCCGACCTCATGGGCGCCCGCCTCTCCGGAGCCGACCTGCGCGGCGCGAACCTCCGCGGCGCCTACCTGATCGCCGCCGACCTCAGCCGCGCCGACCTCCGCACGGCCGACCTGATCGGCGCCGACCTCCGCGACACCAACCTCCGCGGGGCGGACCTCCGCGACGCCGTCTTCCTCACGCAGCCCCAGCTGAACGCAGCCCAGGGCGACCCCACCACCCGAATCCCGCCCTCCCTCACCCGCCCCGCCCACTGGACCTAG
- a CDS encoding alpha/beta hydrolase yields MTTPWTLADLEAAIRAGWSAETCEPSDLTGIPWTAENPAWGHCDITALVVQDLVGGDLMLGEVFHDGRQEGYHWWNLLPGGIRIDLTREQFRRGETVTPGRVVKRPGGRLPRRWEEYQLLRQRVIDKLGPLPGSMVAQDGRRLAYTDFGGPGAPLLALHGHFEEGARGFGRLARELGPAWRVIALDQRGHGRSDRAAQYTREGYVADAAALLEQLGLGPAVVLGHSLGGVNAYQLAARRPDLVRAVVVEDIGAVVDGDLSFVREWPRRAATRAGFLAGVGSAAPYLEGSLQEYPDGWGTVFEAEDMVESQRGLNGDHWGDWLEVRRPTLLVRGDRSGVLSAEHAREMTVRRAGVRLVELPAGHAVRAGDPEGFFSAVRGFLARV; encoded by the coding sequence ATGACGACTCCTTGGACTCTCGCGGACCTTGAGGCGGCCATCCGGGCGGGATGGTCGGCCGAGACCTGTGAGCCCTCCGACCTCACGGGGATCCCTTGGACCGCGGAGAATCCGGCCTGGGGGCACTGTGACATCACGGCCCTGGTGGTGCAGGACCTCGTGGGTGGGGACCTGATGCTGGGCGAGGTGTTCCACGACGGCCGGCAGGAGGGCTACCACTGGTGGAACCTGCTGCCCGGTGGCATCCGGATCGATCTGACGCGGGAGCAGTTCCGGCGGGGGGAGACGGTGACGCCGGGGCGGGTCGTGAAGCGGCCGGGCGGGCGGTTGCCCAGGCGGTGGGAGGAGTACCAGCTGCTGCGGCAGCGGGTCATCGACAAGCTGGGGCCGTTGCCGGGGTCGATGGTGGCGCAGGACGGGCGGCGGCTCGCCTATACGGACTTCGGGGGGCCGGGGGCGCCGCTGCTGGCGCTGCACGGGCACTTCGAGGAAGGGGCGCGGGGCTTCGGGCGCCTGGCCCGGGAGCTGGGTCCGGCGTGGCGGGTGATCGCCCTGGATCAGCGGGGGCACGGGAGGTCCGACCGGGCGGCGCAGTACACGCGGGAGGGGTACGTGGCGGATGCGGCGGCCCTGTTGGAGCAGCTGGGACTGGGGCCTGCGGTGGTGCTGGGGCATTCGCTGGGCGGGGTCAATGCGTACCAGCTCGCGGCGCGGCGGCCGGATCTGGTGCGGGCGGTGGTGGTCGAGGACATCGGGGCGGTGGTCGACGGCGACCTGTCGTTCGTGCGGGAGTGGCCGCGGCGGGCCGCGACCCGGGCCGGGTTCCTGGCGGGGGTGGGGAGTGCGGCGCCGTATCTGGAGGGGTCCCTGCAGGAGTATCCGGACGGGTGGGGGACCGTGTTCGAGGCGGAGGACATGGTGGAGTCGCAGCGGGGGCTGAACGGGGACCACTGGGGGGACTGGCTGGAGGTGCGCAGGCCGACGCTGCTGGTGCGGGGGGACCGGAGCGGGGTGCTGTCGGCGGAGCATGCGCGGGAGATGACGGTGCGGAGGGCGGGGGTGCGGTTGGTGGAGCTGCCGGCGGGGCATGCGGTGCGGGCCGGGGACCCGGAGGGGTTCTTCTCTGCCGTGCGGGGGTTTTTGGCGCGGGTGTGA
- a CDS encoding LysE family translocator produces the protein MTEVIAVAVITLLAVISPGADFAMVVRNSYLYGRPTGLFAAAGVAAGVLVHVSYTMLGVGLLIASSTALFTAIKLAGAVYLVWIGIRTFRARAEVTVDLESKPQLTRLGAMRSGFLTNVLNPKTTLFVVSTFTQVVNPDTPVWQQVGYGLFMSAAHLGWFGAVALFFSVSRLRDRMLKAQKALNRAIGSVLVGLGVGLGFAR, from the coding sequence ATGACAGAAGTGATCGCAGTCGCCGTTATTACTCTCCTCGCCGTGATCAGTCCCGGTGCCGACTTCGCCATGGTGGTCCGCAACAGCTACCTCTACGGGCGCCCCACCGGGCTGTTCGCCGCCGCCGGGGTCGCGGCCGGTGTGCTGGTCCACGTCTCCTACACGATGCTCGGGGTCGGTCTGCTGATCGCCTCGTCCACCGCGCTGTTCACCGCGATCAAGCTGGCGGGTGCGGTCTATCTGGTGTGGATCGGGATCCGTACCTTCCGGGCGCGCGCCGAGGTGACCGTGGACCTGGAGTCGAAGCCGCAGCTGACCCGGCTGGGGGCGATGCGGTCGGGGTTCCTGACGAACGTGCTGAATCCGAAGACGACGCTGTTCGTGGTGTCGACGTTCACGCAGGTGGTGAACCCGGACACGCCGGTGTGGCAGCAGGTGGGGTACGGGCTGTTCATGTCGGCGGCGCACCTGGGGTGGTTCGGTGCGGTGGCGTTGTTCTTCTCCGTCTCGCGGTTGCGCGACCGGATGCTGAAGGCGCAGAAGGCGTTGAACCGGGCCATCGGGTCGGTTCTGGTGGGGCTGGGGGTGGGGCTGGGGTTCGCCCGCTGA
- a CDS encoding ATP-binding protein — translation MRDPMTALTDAFTSFLFGKVETTRLPVRTSTGQAQAVYLPTAAPGLGDSGVIIGREVYSGKGYIYDPFQLYGQQLPAPHWLVLGESGNGKSALEKTYVLRQLRFKDRQVVVLDAQGEDGVGEWNLIAQQLGITPIRLDPIAANDDGIRLNPLDPAITTTGQLALLRTIIEVAMGHGLDERAGFALKVAHAYVVDTIRDRQPVLTDIVEQLRHPEAESAHAMNVDIDDVRAWGLDVALVIDRLVDGDLRGMFDGPTTVGIDLDAPLIVFDLSHIDRNSIAMPILMAIVGVWLEHTWIRPDRKKRIFLVEEAWHIINSPFVAQLFQRLLKFGRRLGLSFVAVVHHLSDVVDGAAAREAAAILKMASTRTIYAQKADEARATGRVLGLPRWAVEIIPTLTPGIAVWDVNGNVQVVKHLITEAERPLVFTDRAMTESSAPTRLPADMLAAELEAEERALSIERRRGGPGSATTVA, via the coding sequence ATGCGAGATCCCATGACAGCGCTGACGGACGCCTTCACCAGCTTCCTCTTCGGCAAAGTCGAGACCACGCGCCTGCCCGTCCGCACCTCCACCGGGCAGGCGCAAGCCGTCTACCTGCCCACCGCCGCCCCCGGACTCGGCGACTCCGGCGTCATCATCGGCCGCGAGGTCTACAGCGGCAAGGGCTACATCTACGACCCCTTCCAGCTGTACGGCCAGCAGCTCCCGGCCCCCCACTGGCTGGTCCTCGGCGAATCCGGAAACGGAAAGTCCGCCCTGGAGAAGACCTACGTCCTACGCCAGCTCCGCTTCAAGGACCGCCAGGTCGTCGTCCTCGACGCCCAGGGCGAGGACGGCGTCGGCGAGTGGAACCTCATCGCCCAGCAGCTGGGGATAACCCCCATCCGCCTGGACCCCATCGCCGCCAACGACGACGGGATCCGCCTCAACCCCCTCGACCCGGCCATCACCACGACCGGCCAGCTCGCGCTGCTCCGGACCATCATCGAGGTGGCCATGGGCCACGGCCTCGACGAACGCGCCGGCTTCGCCCTCAAGGTCGCGCACGCCTACGTCGTCGACACCATCCGCGACCGCCAGCCCGTCCTCACCGACATCGTCGAGCAGCTCCGCCACCCCGAGGCCGAATCCGCGCACGCGATGAACGTCGACATAGACGATGTCCGGGCCTGGGGCCTCGACGTCGCACTCGTCATCGACCGCCTCGTCGACGGCGACCTGCGCGGCATGTTCGACGGCCCCACCACCGTCGGCATCGACCTCGACGCCCCCCTGATCGTCTTCGACCTCTCCCACATCGACCGCAACTCCATCGCGATGCCGATCCTCATGGCGATCGTCGGCGTCTGGCTGGAACACACCTGGATCCGCCCCGACCGGAAGAAGCGCATCTTCCTCGTCGAGGAGGCCTGGCACATCATCAACAGCCCCTTCGTGGCCCAGCTGTTCCAGCGCCTGCTGAAGTTCGGCCGCCGCCTGGGCCTGTCCTTCGTGGCCGTCGTCCACCACCTCTCGGACGTCGTCGACGGCGCGGCCGCCCGCGAAGCGGCAGCCATCCTGAAAATGGCCTCCACCCGCACCATCTACGCCCAGAAGGCCGACGAGGCCAGAGCCACGGGCCGGGTCCTGGGCCTCCCCCGCTGGGCCGTGGAGATCATCCCGACCCTCACCCCCGGCATCGCGGTCTGGGACGTCAACGGCAACGTCCAGGTGGTCAAACACCTGATCACCGAAGCCGAACGCCCCCTCGTCTTCACCGACCGCGCCATGACCGAATCCTCCGCCCCCACCCGCCTGCCCGCCGACATGCTCGCCGCCGAACTGGAGGCGGAGGAAAGGGCCCTGTCCATCGAACGCCGCCGCGGCGGCCCCGGATCCGCGACCACGGTGGCCTGA
- a CDS encoding type VI secretion protein, producing the protein MHEARRTEPPARGGGVPDGLLVGLLAFLLGLAVLVWSATGLAALFAKGSWPDTVTFTRTPEAVRALIAQPHDIPAAWPDTDPAALSGWGLFWGLFVSQLLILFVLTVFVIGVVARTKSRRALAQQTAQPPVPHEPQQSKGAPAPAAPAPPTAAPILATTPPHAASPAFEARGPGGSAPATHTGPNDEAYRYGFGYAPGPTTVTPTPAPHGIIYAGPNDRLRTAAHRIRETEGAALVVTSSPTLWAETKDARAKLGPVLLYDPSHLCDTPARMHWNPAEGCVDRDTAAARAIALLAPVRPQARMDAAVADTAETLLRSWLQAAALDDRPFKLLHRWTQGNSAQDPVRVLRTHPQAAPGAAGELESALTAHPERRELAQNLTARALSCLTSIHIREACNPNRADALALASFVAEGGTLYVVGEALEDPRTHPGAMPLLTALASHVVEHGRRMAARSSHGRLDPPLTLVLDDVAAVAPIPQLPELLTEETLPLLALCRSREQARSRWPEAQLP; encoded by the coding sequence ATGCACGAGGCACGACGTACGGAGCCCCCCGCACGCGGCGGCGGCGTCCCGGACGGCCTGCTGGTCGGCCTCCTGGCCTTCCTCCTCGGCCTCGCCGTCCTCGTATGGTCGGCCACCGGCCTCGCGGCCCTCTTCGCGAAGGGCTCCTGGCCCGACACGGTCACCTTCACCCGGACCCCCGAGGCCGTCCGCGCCCTGATAGCGCAACCGCACGACATCCCCGCCGCCTGGCCGGACACCGACCCGGCGGCCCTGTCGGGCTGGGGCCTCTTCTGGGGCCTGTTCGTCAGCCAGCTGCTGATCCTCTTCGTCCTCACGGTCTTCGTGATCGGCGTGGTCGCCCGCACCAAGTCCCGCCGCGCCCTGGCCCAGCAGACCGCACAGCCGCCCGTACCCCACGAGCCCCAGCAGTCCAAAGGCGCCCCGGCCCCTGCCGCTCCAGCCCCGCCGACGGCGGCGCCGATCCTGGCGACGACCCCGCCCCACGCAGCCTCGCCGGCGTTTGAGGCGCGGGGGCCCGGGGGCAGCGCCCCCGCCACCCACACCGGCCCCAACGACGAGGCCTACCGCTACGGCTTCGGCTACGCGCCCGGGCCCACCACCGTCACCCCGACGCCCGCCCCGCACGGGATCATCTACGCCGGCCCGAACGACCGCCTCCGCACCGCCGCCCACCGCATCCGCGAGACCGAGGGCGCCGCCCTCGTCGTGACCTCCTCGCCCACCCTCTGGGCCGAGACCAAGGACGCCCGCGCCAAACTCGGCCCGGTCCTCCTCTACGACCCCTCCCACCTGTGCGACACCCCGGCCCGCATGCACTGGAACCCGGCCGAGGGCTGCGTCGACCGCGACACCGCCGCCGCCCGAGCCATCGCCCTGCTGGCACCCGTACGCCCACAGGCCCGGATGGACGCGGCGGTGGCCGACACCGCGGAAACCCTCCTGCGCAGCTGGCTCCAGGCCGCCGCACTGGACGACCGCCCGTTCAAGCTGCTCCACCGCTGGACCCAGGGCAACAGCGCCCAGGACCCGGTCCGCGTCCTGCGCACCCACCCCCAGGCCGCCCCCGGCGCGGCCGGCGAACTGGAAAGCGCCCTCACCGCCCACCCCGAACGCCGTGAGCTCGCCCAGAACCTGACGGCCCGTGCCCTGTCCTGCCTGACCTCGATCCACATCCGCGAGGCCTGCAATCCCAACCGAGCCGATGCCCTCGCCTTGGCATCATTCGTCGCCGAAGGGGGCACCCTCTATGTGGTGGGTGAAGCTCTGGAGGATCCCCGCACCCACCCGGGTGCGATGCCCCTGCTCACCGCACTCGCCTCTCACGTGGTCGAGCACGGCCGCCGCATGGCCGCACGGTCATCCCACGGTCGGCTCGACCCACCACTGACCCTGGTGCTCGACGACGTGGCCGCCGTGGCCCCGATCCCCCAGCTCCCGGAGCTCCTGACGGAGGAAACGCTCCCCCTGCTCGCCCTGTGCCGCAGCCGCGAACAGGCCCGCTCCCGCTGGCCGGAAGCACAACTCCCCTAG